GGCTGAACCAGATCAAGAACGGCGCAATCAGCCAGACGTCCATCCGGCCGACGAGGATCACACCGCCAAAAAAGAAAACCGATACATAGACAAAAACCTCCGCCAGCTTCATGACCGTTTCACGGGTCGCCCTGGCGGTCTGCAGCACCTTCTGGGAGATACGCCCCGCGAACTCATCCTGAAAGAAGGCCATGCTCTGCCCCAGGATATAGCGGTGCATCAAATGCAGCATCATACCCGGATAGTTTCCGAACAGAACCTGGTTTGCCATAAGGCTGTTCAACAGGACCACCGCAGGCAGGAATGCCGCCAGCAGCAGCATACCCCCCAGCTTCCAGCCATAGTCAGCCAGAAAGGTCTCCCGGTCCGCACTGCCCAGCCAGTCCACCAGATGCCCCACATACCCCAGCAACAAAAGGTCGATCATGGAGATCACCGCCGTCAGCACCGCCATGACCAGAACCCAGGGCAGCGCCGGACGCGAATAATGCATCACAAAGGCGAACAGGCCGCTGGGCGGCGTCGAAAGTCCCTTATCCGGGAACGGATTTATCAGGTTTTCAAAAAAGCGGAACATGACCAGGGTTCATTTCACAGGAAAGTGGAGAGCAGACGCGGGAAAGAATACAACCATAAGAGGTTTGTATTTTACCCTAGCAACCTGCCATCAGAAACATGGGCTTGTCGAACAGATTTTACCCCGACACGCCATTTTGTGAAAAGGCATCATGTACCAAATGTGCAGCCTGCTCCATTTCCGCCCGGTCAACCTGACCAACCAGGGCATAGCCAAGCTTCCTGTCGACCCAGTAGAATGCTGTCAACCCATCCCGCTCTACCAGACGGAACGCCGTATCCTGATTGTTTGCATCCGATGTCAGATACAATGTAACCCGACGGCCGACCCCATCTTCATACATAAGCTGGCAAGAAGGTAACGTATCACCGGGAAGCAAACGCCCCCCCAACAGCTTGAACCCCAGAGCGGTCAGATCAGGCGCCTTCATCGGGCGCTGCATTCTCTTGCTGAGCCATGCAAGTAAATGGCTCTGCTCATTCGCGCCCACTTCCACCGGATGACGAACCTCAACCGCATAGGTCCGGTGGGCCGCCAGCGCAGGCTGCGTCCAGGCCACTTGCCGCGCAGCCCCTTTATCCTCGATATTCTGCCAATAGCCCCCTGTAACTGCCCCTACCACAAAGATCAGCACCGCAGCGGCCACCTGCAAGGCCTTTCCCGCCCAGACGGACCGAAGGGCTCTGCGGTCGTCCAGCACAGCAGACAAGGCGGCCGGAACGGGTTCCTCCGCAACAGGTGCATAGGCCTTTTGCAGGGCGTCGGCCTGTATCCGATAGTTATGCCACCGTTCGGCCTCCTTCGGGTGCTCCCGCAACCAGGCTTCCACATTGCGGCATTTGTCATCTTCCAGACAACCGTCCACCCAGGCCTGCAAGTCCTCTTCGCGAACAGGTGCATTATGTTTGTTCATTTCACCCTCCGCACACGTCTTTCATCCGGGTTTTCGACAACCTTGTGCAAGGCCTCCCGCGCCCGGGACAGCCGTGACATGACCGTGCCTTTGGGAACATCAAGAATTTTCGCCGCCTCTTCGTAACTGCAGCCTTCCAGAACAATCAGCGACAGAACCATGCGATGCGCATCACCCAGCTTTTCAAACGCGATGGCCACGTCATTCAGGGCCAGCCGGGAAAGCTGATTGTCCGGAGACGGACTTTCCGGCAGCATCTCGACACCGCGTTCATAGCGCCGATAGCCCCGCTTCATTTCGTTGATAAAACTGTTTTGCAAAATAGTGAAAACCCAGGCCTTCAAACTGCCTCCGGGCCGGAGGCGGAACAAATGCCGCCGGGACCACGCACGCTCCAGGCAGACCTGTACCAGTTCATCTGCCAATTCGCTGTCACGCGCCAAAACCAGCGCATAGCGGCGAAGATTGGGTATCAGCGCCAGCAAATCGTCGCTAAAACCCATATATCTGCATCCCATGCATATGCATCACGTCCATTGGATTTGCATCGCCCGTGGGAGGAGAAGAGCATCTCTCCCCCACAAGCGCACCTGCCTTCAAGGTTTGGCAACAGACCAAACATCCTTGAAACCGTGGCCGGTAACATCACCGGGCTTCTTGTCCTTTATCCAACCATACAACGGCATGCCCTTATAGGCCCACTGCTTTCCGCCATCACGCCGATTGACGAGACTGAAACCATCGGACGCCATCGCACCATATCCGGCCATAAGCGGCGGCCAGGCCTTGGCGCATTTGTCATAGCAGTTCGACTTGCCATCTTCATCGTTCTTGAACGTATAGAGGGTCATGCCATGCTTGTCCGCCCAGACGGTTCCCAAGCTGGTTTCGGATCGCATGACAGGCGCATCACCGGCCAATGCCGACAGGCTGCTTCCCGTGGCAAGCATCGCACCAAGGGCACAAATCGTTACAAACCTTTTCATGATAGTCTCCCCGTATTGGTA
The Aestuariispira ectoiniformans genome window above contains:
- a CDS encoding anti-sigma factor family protein; this encodes MNKHNAPVREEDLQAWVDGCLEDDKCRNVEAWLREHPKEAERWHNYRIQADALQKAYAPVAEEPVPAALSAVLDDRRALRSVWAGKALQVAAAVLIFVVGAVTGGYWQNIEDKGAARQVAWTQPALAAHRTYAVEVRHPVEVGANEQSHLLAWLSKRMQRPMKAPDLTALGFKLLGGRLLPGDTLPSCQLMYEDGVGRRVTLYLTSDANNQDTAFRLVERDGLTAFYWVDRKLGYALVGQVDRAEMEQAAHLVHDAFSQNGVSG
- a CDS encoding sigma-70 family RNA polymerase sigma factor gives rise to the protein MGFSDDLLALIPNLRRYALVLARDSELADELVQVCLERAWSRRHLFRLRPGGSLKAWVFTILQNSFINEMKRGYRRYERGVEMLPESPSPDNQLSRLALNDVAIAFEKLGDAHRMVLSLIVLEGCSYEEAAKILDVPKGTVMSRLSRAREALHKVVENPDERRVRRVK
- a CDS encoding COG4315 family predicted lipoprotein; translation: MKRFVTICALGAMLATGSSLSALAGDAPVMRSETSLGTVWADKHGMTLYTFKNDEDGKSNCYDKCAKAWPPLMAGYGAMASDGFSLVNRRDGGKQWAYKGMPLYGWIKDKKPGDVTGHGFKDVWSVAKP